In Pseudomonas fluorescens, a genomic segment contains:
- a CDS encoding 1-aminocyclopropane-1-carboxylate deaminase, translating to MNLNRFKRYPLTFGPSPITPLKRLSEHLGGKVELYAKREDCNSGLAFGGNKTRKLEYLIPEALEQGCDTLVSIGGIQSNQTRQVAAVAAHLGMKCVLVQENWVNYSDAVYDRVGNIEMSRIMGADVRLDAAGFDIGIRPSWEKAMNDVVERGGKPFPIPAGCSEHPYGGLGFVGFAEEVREQEKQLGFKFDYIVVCSVTGSTQAGMVVGFAADGRSKNVIGIDASAKPEKTKAQILRIARHTAELVELGREITEDDVVLDTRFAYPEYGLPNEGTLEAIRLCGSLEGVLTDPVYEGKSMHGMIEMVRRGEFPEGSKVLYAHLGGAPALNAYSFLFRNG from the coding sequence ATGAACCTGAATCGTTTTAAACGTTATCCGCTGACCTTCGGTCCTTCTCCGATCACGCCCTTGAAACGCCTCAGCGAACACCTGGGCGGTAAGGTCGAGTTGTATGCCAAACGTGAAGACTGCAACAGTGGCCTGGCCTTTGGCGGCAACAAGACGCGCAAGCTCGAATACCTGATTCCCGAGGCGCTCGAACAGGGCTGCGACACCTTGGTGTCCATCGGCGGGATCCAGTCGAACCAGACCCGCCAGGTCGCCGCTGTCGCTGCCCACCTCGGTATGAAGTGTGTGCTGGTCCAGGAAAACTGGGTGAACTACTCCGACGCCGTGTATGACCGGGTCGGCAATATCGAGATGTCCCGCATCATGGGGGCTGACGTACGACTGGACGCTGCAGGGTTCGACATCGGTATTCGGCCCAGTTGGGAGAAGGCCATGAACGACGTGGTGGAACGGGGTGGCAAGCCGTTCCCGATACCGGCGGGTTGTTCCGAACATCCCTACGGCGGGCTTGGGTTCGTCGGCTTTGCCGAGGAAGTGCGGGAACAGGAAAAACAACTGGGGTTCAAGTTCGACTACATCGTGGTCTGCTCCGTGACCGGCAGTACCCAGGCCGGCATGGTCGTCGGTTTTGCCGCGGACGGCCGTTCGAAGAACGTTATCGGCATTGATGCCTCGGCCAAGCCCGAGAAGACCAAGGCACAGATCCTGCGTATCGCCCGGCACACCGCCGAGCTGGTGGAACTGGGGCGTGAGATCACCGAAGACGACGTGGTGCTCGATACACGCTTCGCCTACCCGGAATATGGTTTGCCCAACGAAGGTACGCTGGAAGCCATTCGCCTGTGCGGCAGCCTTGAAGGTGTGTTGACCGACCCAGTGTATGAAGGCAAATCCATGCACGGGATGATCGAAATGGTCCGCCGTGGCGAGTTCCCCGAAGGCTCGAAAGTGCTTTACGCGCACCTGGGTGGGGCACCTGCGCTGAACGCCTACAGCTTCCTGTTCCGCAACGGCTGA
- a CDS encoding Lrp/AsnC family transcriptional regulator — MNATNTHKKLGTSGSEPHPLDRTDRAILKTLQRDASISNVALAEKVKLSAPACLRRVERLKQAGLIKGIVALLDNQALDAGMVVLIGVVLDRSTPESFAAFEAAAQKVSGCMECHVVTGEFDYFMLIRTKDSNSFNRLHAEQLLYLPGVRQIRSFMGLRQVLSTTHIPL, encoded by the coding sequence ATGAACGCAACAAATACCCACAAGAAACTCGGCACATCCGGCTCGGAGCCGCATCCGCTGGACCGGACCGACCGCGCCATTCTCAAGACCCTGCAGCGAGACGCCTCGATCTCCAATGTGGCACTCGCCGAGAAGGTCAAACTGAGCGCGCCGGCCTGCCTGCGACGAGTCGAACGCCTCAAGCAGGCGGGCCTGATCAAGGGCATTGTCGCGTTGCTGGACAATCAAGCGCTCGATGCAGGGATGGTGGTGTTGATCGGCGTGGTGCTGGACCGCTCGACACCGGAATCCTTCGCAGCTTTCGAAGCTGCGGCGCAAAAGGTGTCCGGCTGCATGGAATGCCATGTGGTGACGGGGGAATTCGACTACTTCATGTTGATACGAACCAAGGACAGCAACAGTTTCAACCGGCTCCACGCGGAGCAACTGCTTTACCTCCCCGGGGTTCGCCAGATTCGCTCGTTCATGGGGTTACGCCAGGTCTTGTCGACAACCCACATCCCCCTTTGA
- a CDS encoding transporter produces MKKVRLLTLTTVLPALQAQAIEVAPGDYEQYPVGATIGVIYYQHSTTDSAYANGHKVSSDFKLTSDVGILRLLHVYGLTDTVTIDPQFLLPFGHVSSGGEASTLGNTNGVGDLTLAAPVRLRLNDARDTLSFTPYLFVPTGNYDKDDPLNIGENRWKFELQGAYVKHFTQQWAIDLVGGATWYGDNNDYGANADRLKQKVSYATQVMGRYMPDATTAFALGFGHLWGGETRVDQVNQNNEIGTTNFRVTATKFFTAKDQIQLQLGKDLSVDNGTKEDFRMNLRYAHVF; encoded by the coding sequence ATGAAAAAGGTACGTCTGCTGACACTCACCACTGTATTACCGGCACTTCAAGCACAAGCTATCGAAGTGGCTCCTGGAGACTACGAGCAATATCCGGTAGGCGCCACCATCGGCGTCATTTACTACCAACACTCCACGACAGACTCGGCGTATGCAAACGGTCACAAAGTCAGTTCGGACTTCAAACTGACCTCCGACGTCGGCATCCTGCGTTTGCTGCATGTGTACGGGTTGACCGACACCGTCACAATCGATCCGCAATTCCTGCTGCCATTCGGGCACGTTTCCAGCGGCGGAGAGGCTTCAACGCTTGGCAATACGAATGGCGTTGGCGACCTAACGCTGGCAGCCCCGGTCAGGTTAAGACTCAACGACGCCCGTGACACTCTTAGCTTCACACCCTACCTGTTCGTACCCACTGGCAACTACGACAAAGACGATCCGCTGAACATCGGTGAGAACCGCTGGAAATTCGAACTACAAGGCGCTTACGTCAAACACTTCACTCAACAATGGGCCATTGACCTGGTTGGCGGAGCTACCTGGTATGGCGATAACAATGACTATGGCGCCAACGCAGACCGGCTCAAGCAGAAGGTTTCTTACGCTACACAGGTGATGGGGCGCTATATGCCCGATGCCACAACGGCGTTCGCCTTAGGCTTCGGGCATCTCTGGGGCGGGGAAACCCGCGTCGATCAAGTCAACCAGAATAACGAAATCGGAACCACAAACTTCCGTGTGACAGCAACTAAGTTCTTCACCGCTAAAGACCAAATCCAACTGCAGCTGGGCAAGGACCTCTCCGTAGATAACGGGACCAAGGAAGACTTTCGAATGAACTTGCGTTACGCGCACGTTTTTTAA
- a CDS encoding group I truncated hemoglobin, translated as MTDQQPSIEQQPSLYTRLGGYDVIYQFAGAVLRKTMAHPVIGHIWAHMSESTFQKEHINFVDFLSQHWGGSAKYRGRDMVTAHRGMGLTEEHWQATLDCLEECYNDYDLAPELRKEVNDFLVKFKPAVIGSPSYRDVVLAHPEMDPAKGMKSVGVIWPKHGKSAEQETVPKLEQ; from the coding sequence ATGACCGATCAGCAACCATCTATTGAACAACAACCCTCCCTCTATACACGTCTTGGTGGTTATGACGTTATTTATCAGTTCGCGGGCGCAGTTTTAAGGAAAACAATGGCACATCCTGTCATTGGCCACATTTGGGCGCATATGTCCGAGTCGACTTTCCAAAAGGAACATATCAACTTTGTCGACTTTCTTTCCCAACACTGGGGGGGCAGCGCCAAATATCGCGGGAGAGACATGGTTACCGCCCATCGTGGCATGGGACTTACCGAGGAGCACTGGCAAGCCACGCTCGATTGTCTGGAGGAGTGCTACAACGACTACGACCTGGCGCCGGAGCTACGCAAGGAGGTCAACGACTTTTTGGTCAAGTTCAAACCCGCCGTGATCGGCAGCCCGTCCTATCGAGACGTGGTTCTCGCTCACCCTGAAATGGACCCGGCCAAGGGCATGAAAAGCGTTGGCGTTATCTGGCCCAAACACGGCAAGTCCGCTGAACAGGAAACCGTCCC